The DNA region CTGGGACTAGGCGCTGGGGGTCCTCAGGGCTTCGAGCGCGCCTTGAGGTACTCCCCGAGGCGATCCATTGCCGCCGCGATGCGCTCGAGGGAGTTGGCGTAGGAGAAGCGCAGGAAGCCCTCGGCGGCGCGGCCGAAGTCGATCCCCGGCGTCACCGCCACCCCGGCCTTCTCGAGGATGTCGAACGCCAGACGGTGCGAATCCCCGTCGAGGTGCCGGGCGTTGACCAGCACGTAGAAGGCCCCGGTCGGCTCCACGGCGATGCCGAACCCCAGCTCCCGCAGCCGGCGCACCAGGAAGCGGCGCCGTTCGTCGTAGACCGCGACCATCCGGGCCACATCCGGCCCCGCCTCCCGCAGCGCGGCCAGCGCCGCGTGCTGGGGGATCGAGCCGGCGGAGATCAGGAAGTTCTGCTGCAGCTTCTGCATCGGGCGGACGAACTTCGGCGGCGCGATCACGTAGCCGAGGCGCCAGCCGGTCATCGCGTACTTCTTGGAGAAGCCGTTCAGCACGAAGGCGTTGTCGGTGAACTCGAGGATCGAGCGGGCCCGCCCCGCGTAGACCAGGCCGTGGTAGATCTCGTCCGAGACGACGCACGGCCCGAGCGCGGCGATCGCCGCCAGGTTCGCGTCGGTCAGCAAGTTGCCGGTCGGGTTGGCCGGCGAGTTGACGAGAATCGCCTTCGTCCGCGCC from bacterium includes:
- a CDS encoding aminotransferase class I/II-fold pyridoxal phosphate-dependent enzyme, with the translated sequence ARTKAILVNSPANPTGNLLTDANLAAIAALGPCVVSDEIYHGLVYAGRARSILEFTDNAFVLNGFSKKYAMTGWRLGYVIAPPKFVRPMQKLQQNFLISAGSIPQHAALAALREAGPDVARMVAVYDERRRFLVRRLRELGFGIAVEPTGAFYVLVNARHLDGDSHRLAFDILEKAGVAVTPGIDFGRAAEGFLRFSYANSLERIAAAMDRLGEYLKARSKP